The Deltaproteobacteria bacterium RBG_16_64_85 genome contains the following window.
GACCGGAACGCGCTGGTGGATGAATTCATCCCCACGATCAAATACCACGCGTCCCGCATCAAGATGCGCGTCCCCCCCAACATCGAGATGGACGACCTCGTCAGCTCGGGCATCGTCGGCCTGCTCGATGCCATCGATCGATTCGACCCTTCGCGCGGGATCAAATTCAAGACCTACGCGGAGTTCCGTATCCGCGGAACGATGCTCGACTATCTCCGCGAGATGGACTGGTTCCCCCGATCCATCCGGCAGTCCTCCACGCGTCTGCAGAACGCATATTCGCGGCTCGAAGGACTGCTGGGCCGCCCCCCCGAGGAGGAAGAGGTCGCCGCCGACCTGGGGATCACCGTGGACGAGCTCCATAAAAAGCTGGCGATGCTCTCGGGGCTTACCGTCCTCTCCCACGACGAGTCCCAGGAGGACGGGGACGGCTCCGGCATCCAGTATTACCTGTCGGAGGTCGCGAAGGACGAAGCGCGGGAAGAGGAGCTGCTGCGGGATCTCAAGGAAGTGCTCGCGAAGGCGATCGACACGCTTCCGGAAAGGGAAAAACAGCTGATCGCCCTCTACTATTACGAGGACCTGACGATGCGGGAGATCAGCGAGATCTTCCGCCTGGGAGAGCCGCGGATCTGCCAGCTGCACGCCCAGGCGACCCTCCGTCTGCGGGGCAAGTTGCACACACAGCTCGACCGGTGACCCGGGGGGAAGGGCCGCCCCTCATCCCTCCGTCAGCTCCCCCTCCCCGCTTCTGAGCGAGCCGATCCGCGCCCGGAACCGCTCGACGTCCCTCACCGACTCCATGTACTTGGCCTGGGCGTTGTCCAGGTGCCTCCCGAAGAGCCGGAAGTTCTCCGCGAACCGCTCGAAATCCTTCCCCACGCGCTCCAGGAGGACCTGGATCTCTCTCGTCTTCTGCTCGATCTTGAACCCCCGGAAGGCGAACGCCAGCGCCTGCAGGTAGGCGTAGAAGCTGTTGGGGGACGTGGGGACCACCTGCAGCTTCAGGAGCTGTTCATGGAGGGCCCGGTTGCGCAGGACGAGGTAGTAGACGGACTCGGCAGGGACGAAGAGAAAGGCGAAATCCAGCGTCTTGGGAGGCCGGATGTATTTCGAGCGGATCGATTCGGCCTGGGTCAGCACGTCCCGGGCGAACGCTTTTTCGTACTCCCTCCGAGCCGCCTCGTCGATCTCCCCTTCCATCAGCGGCTGGGCGTTGGCCAACGGGAATTTCGCATCCACGCAGACAAACTGGCCCCGGTCCGGCCGGACGAAGATCGCGGCATCGGCCCGCTCCCCCCATTCCATCTGGTATTGGAGCTCGAACATCTCGGTGTGATCCCCGAAAAGGTCGGAGAGCATCTGGGAAAGGGTGAGCTCCCCGAAGGCCCCGCGCGCCTTGGGCTGGGTGAGAAGGACGTTCAGCTGGTTGATGTCCCGGGACAGGAGAACCACCTGCCCCGTAGCGGCGCTCAGCTCCTTGAGATGCCCCGCGACCTGGTCGAACCCTTTCAGATTGCGGTCGGCCGTCTCCGCGAGCTCGCGCGCGACCTCGCCGCGGATCTCCGTGAGCCGCTCCTCGATCCGGCGGGAAATGTCGTCGATCCCCTTGAGAAGATTCTCCGACACCTCCTGGCGGATCCGCGCAGAGGAGTCGGCCTGCGCGCGGGCCAGGTCGGATGCACTCGCCCGGAGCGCGTCGGTGAAATTCTTTTCCAGGAGATCCAGCCGGTCCCGGAGCGGCGGGGGGCGGCGCAACAGCAGGGTGAGGAACGTCGCAGCGGCGACGACCAGCGTCAGGATCGAAAGAATTTCCATGGTAGGATAACTATACCAAGAAACCCCGGAAAGGGGGATGCATGCAGGTTTCCAAGCAGCTGGCCATTTTCGGATTTCACTTCTGCACGACGATCTTCATCGGGCTTTCGCTCTATGGAGTCCTCCGGTACCTGAACGAAGGGCTCCAGCAGTCCGATTCTTTCGTCGCCGCCGGCTCTTACGCGGCGCTCATTCTCGCTTCCATCGCCGGGATCGCATTTTTCGGGAGAGAGGCGGACCGGCGCAGGGCGGAGGAAGTCCAAAAAAAGGATGCCGCCGCGGTGATCCCCGCGAAAAAACGGAAACGCTGAATCCTTGTTCGATCCCCCCGCCTCTTACCTGCATCAACGGGATCGACACCGGAAAGAGGCATCGGCATGGCAACCCTTACGGCGTTCGGGGCAGCGTCCCTTATGCTGATCCGGGGAATCTGGTACTTCGGCGAGATGCGGGACAGGCTCGCCGCACAGGAAGCGGCAGGCGGTTAACCCGGCGTTAAAGTCCGTTTCCGCAACATCTCCTGCACGGTCGCGGGAAGTGTTTCCCGGGCGTGAAGCGGAGGGCCCGGGATGGCCGGGTGCATCTCCTCGAACGTCGACCGAACCGAACGGTAGAGTACACCCAACGGGATCCTCTCCTCCCACTCCAGCGCCAGCGCGAATGCCTTCATCCGGTCCGTCGCGTCGTGCTCCGGCAAGATTTTGTACGCCATCCTCCCGTACCACTGGTAGGTGTTCTTCTTGTTGTAGGTGATGCACGGCTGGAGGATGTCGACCAGGGCAAACCCCTTGAATCGGATCGCCTGAAGCATCAGGTCCGCCGTGAATTCCACGTCGGCGGCGTACCCCCTCGCCACGAACCCGCAACCCAGGGCGATGGCGACCGCCAGCGGCGGGAACGGTCCGGAGATGACGCCCGTCCGGTTGAGCGAGCCGGCCCATCCCGCATCGCTGGTGGGGGACGGCTGCCCCTTGGTCAGGCCGTAGACCTGGTTGTCGTGGACGAACAGCGCGATGTCGACGTTGCGCCGGATGTTGTGGAGAAAGTGGTTCCCGCCTTCCCCGTAGATGTCGCCGTCCCCGCTCGTCACCACGACGGTCATCGCGGGGTTGGACATCTTGATCGCCGCGGCCGCCGGCAGCGCCCTGCCGTGCAGGCCGTCGAACACGTTCACGTCCACGTAATGGGGAAGCTTCGCGGCCTGGCCGATCCCGGAGACGAGCACGATCTCGTGCTTCTCCCTGCCGAGCTTCTCCATCGCCTTCTTTACCGCGTTCAGGATCCCGAAGTTTCCGCACCCTTGGCACCATGCGTTCTCGACATCCGTGTCGAAAGGGCTTCCCATATCCTTTTCCTCGCTTCCGGCGCCAGCGTTTCGGGAGTGAAGGGAAGGCCGTCGTAGCGGGAGACCGTTCCCGCGATCTCCGCCCCCGACTCCCGCCGGATCAGCCGGGCCAGCTGGCCGCTGATGTTGTTTTCGACCGTGAGCGCCGCGTCGTAGCGGGGCGCGATCTCCGCCATTTCCTTCGCCGGGAAGGGCCAGACCTGCCGCAGGTGCACCGCCGCCACGGCGATTCCCTCCCGGGCCAGGATCTGGCGGGTTTCCTCGATCACCTCTTTCGTCGAGCCGAATCCGATCAGCACGGCGTCCCCGTTGGGCGGCCCGGACACCAGCGGCGGGAGCGTCCGCTGCGCCAGCGCCTCCCCCTTCCGCCGCCGCTTCTCCACCATCCGGATCCGGGCGTCGTGATCCTCCGTGAGATGCCCGTCCTCGGTGTGCTCGTCGCTGCCGGCCACGACGGTGATCCCCGGCTCGCCCGGCACCGCCATCGGGGAGACGCCGTCCCCGGTGACCGCGTACCGGAGATACCTTCCGTTCGCCGCGCGGGGAACTTCCGTCCCCCGGACCAAATGCCGCCGCACGGGCCGGATGTCGAATTTCGCGGGGTCCATGTCGACGATCGTGTCCGCCAGGTACTGGTCGGTGAGAAGGAACGCCGGCACCTGGTACGCCTCCGCCAGGTCCATCGCATGCTGGGCCAGGTCGAACGCCTCCTCCGGGGAGCCGGGGGAGAGAACCAGCCGGGGGAACTCCCCGTGCCCCGCGGAGAGGACGAAGTCGAGGTCTCCCTGCTCCGTCCGCGTGGGCATCCCCGTGGCGGGACCCGGACGCATCCCGAGCGCGATGACGACCGGGGTCTCCAGCATCCCGGCCAGGGAGAGTGCCTCGACCATCAGCGCGAACCCGCCGCCGGAGGTGGCCACCATCGCGCGCGCACCCGCGTAGGATGCGCCGATCGCCATGTTCAGCGCCGCGATCTCGTCTTCCGCCTGCTCGAAAACCAGGCCCACGGCGGGACCGTTGTCCGCCAGCACGGACAGGATCCCCGTGCCCGGCGTCATCGGGTACCCTGCGGCGAACTTGCACCCTCCCGCGATCGCCCCCAGCGCGAGCGCCTCGTTGCCGGACATCACCACGCGGGGCGATGATGGCGCGCGGGAAAGGCGAAACGTATCCCCCAGGCGCCCCATTGCCCACTCCTCTCCCAGGGCAAGCGCCTTCCGGTTCTTTTCGAGAAAATCGCCCTTGAAGTCCGCGGCGAGCAGCGGGGCCAGGATATCGAGCGGAATCCCAAGGGCGCAGGCGAGGATGCCCGCTCCCGCCATGTTCGCCAGAATGGGACTGCCTGCGGAAACGGCCATCTGCTTGAGCGGCGACGACAGAACCTGCGGAGACGCGGAGGGGGTGTCCGCCAAAGCGAGCCCGCCCTTCGAAAGCCTCGGAAGAAAGTGCGGAAGATGACCGGGGGCAAGACAGAGCAGGATGTCCGCCTCGTCCCTTCCGGCGCGCACCGGGTCCGACCCGATGCGGACGGAATAGGAATTCCGCCCGCCCCGGATCCGGCTCATGTAGTCCTGGGTCGCGTGGAAATGATAGCCCCACAGGACCGCCATCCGGGAGATGATCGCTCCGAGGGTGTGTACCCCTTGCCCTGCGCCGCCGGTAATCCGGATATTGAGATCTGCCGCCATCCCGGCACCCCCTGTCTTATGGATGACGGCGCCGATGCCCAAGTTCCGTTTTGCAAACCCCTTCGGACGGCTTCCTGCCTCCCCGGGGAAATCAAAAAATGTTCTATTCTATCGATCTGTTATGAGAGTCGTCGTCCCTGTCCAGGCGGGGCTGGAGCTGGAGGACTTCCTTGACCATCCCCGGGATGCTTCCTGCCGGCTGCCACTTCTTTTCCCGGGTCCGCGCCGCTTCCCCGTCCTCTTCCAGCGTCCCCTTCACGAACTCCAGGTGGACGCGGGCCACGAGGTAGTCGCGCCGGGCCCGGGCCAGGTTCCCCTTCGCCTGCTTCAGGTTCAGCT
Protein-coding sequences here:
- a CDS encoding 2-oxoacid ferredoxin oxidoreductase (catalyzes the coenzyme A-dependent decarboxylation of 2-oxoacids, such as pyruvate and 2-oxoglutarate); amino-acid sequence: MGSPFDTDVENAWCQGCGNFGILNAVKKAMEKLGREKHEIVLVSGIGQAAKLPHYVDVNVFDGLHGRALPAAAAIKMSNPAMTVVVTSGDGDIYGEGGNHFLHNIRRNVDIALFVHDNQVYGLTKGQPSPTSDAGWAGSLNRTGVISGPFPPLAVAIALGCGFVARGYAADVEFTADLMLQAIRFKGFALVDILQPCITYNKKNTYQWYGRMAYKILPEHDATDRMKAFALALEWEERIPLGVLYRSVRSTFEEMHPAIPGPPLHARETLPATVQEMLRKRTLTPG